Proteins encoded within one genomic window of Calditrichota bacterium:
- a CDS encoding glycosyltransferase family 4 protein: protein MSTLPGGRKRRFIPDLIILNQSAGQMVADLILELVQRNRKVAILTGDRTFLPGIDPKMVNVLYGIPYRRGNFPLRLSTWLLFSLHAFFYVLRFPLRIPVMTYSNPPFLPWIALLLRWMHRSPFAVLIWDIYPDVIVQMGIVSASNPLTRLWKWANRLAYSRSSVIFTIGHRMADRLARQIPRDSSVSLHVVQLSTDLEMFRPLAKNENRFAIAHGLVEKCVIAYSGNMGIGHDLESMIEAAYRLSDRTDIQFLFIGGGHKWEMISGRLKQQPAPNVTLLPWLEVSETPYSFASADIFLVSLESGMEDLAIPSKTVSALAVGAYIVAIMNAGSELDEWFNKFHCGERVPPKSPEVLEQTIKRLADDRIDLAEAGKRARKAAEELFDSRLRATELAGILDCNLLNKIGN from the coding sequence ATGAGCACTTTGCCTGGTGGACGTAAAAGAAGGTTTATTCCCGATCTGATAATCCTGAACCAGAGCGCCGGTCAAATGGTCGCCGACCTGATTCTCGAACTCGTTCAGCGGAACAGGAAGGTCGCAATCCTAACCGGAGACCGAACATTTCTCCCCGGCATCGATCCAAAGATGGTCAACGTCTTATATGGAATCCCTTACCGGAGGGGCAATTTCCCCCTTCGGCTGAGCACATGGTTACTTTTCTCCCTGCATGCCTTCTTCTATGTATTACGTTTTCCACTTAGAATTCCGGTGATGACTTATTCCAATCCACCGTTTCTTCCCTGGATAGCATTGTTGCTTCGCTGGATGCACCGAAGCCCGTTTGCGGTATTGATTTGGGATATCTACCCCGATGTAATCGTTCAAATGGGGATTGTGAGCGCGAGCAACCCGCTAACGCGACTTTGGAAGTGGGCAAATCGCCTCGCTTATTCAAGATCGAGTGTCATATTCACCATCGGGCACAGGATGGCAGACAGGCTTGCCCGACAGATTCCGCGAGATTCATCGGTTTCGCTTCATGTAGTACAACTTTCCACAGATTTAGAGATGTTTCGCCCCTTGGCAAAGAACGAGAACCGTTTCGCTATTGCCCATGGTCTGGTAGAAAAATGTGTGATCGCCTATTCAGGCAATATGGGTATAGGTCACGACCTGGAGTCTATGATCGAGGCAGCATATCGACTTTCTGACCGCACCGATATCCAATTCTTATTCATCGGCGGCGGGCACAAATGGGAGATGATCAGCGGGCGTTTGAAGCAACAACCCGCGCCGAACGTAACGCTGCTGCCTTGGCTTGAGGTTAGTGAGACGCCCTATTCGTTTGCTTCGGCCGACATATTCCTCGTCTCGCTCGAAAGCGGGATGGAGGACCTTGCGATACCCAGCAAGACTGTCTCCGCACTTGCAGTCGGTGCTTACATTGTCGCTATAATGAATGCGGGATCGGAACTCGACGAGTGGTTCAACAAATTCCATTGTGGCGAGCGCGTCCCCCCTAAATCACCTGAAGTTCTCGAACAGACCATCAAGAGGCTGGCGGATGATAGAATTGACCTTGCTGAGGCAGGAAAACGGGCGCGGAAGGCTGCCGAGGAACTGTTCGACAGCAGACTTCGCGCCACCGAACTTGCCGGTATTCTCGATTGCAACTTATTGAATAAAATTGGAAATTGA
- a CDS encoding glycosyltransferase family 4 protein: MVDTLPRWSGGILAHLRGVFGADHLPDDVEVFLIGTSRLRDAIGTIDSHVVFVTLDEMPESPIRMRLWREHRLPDIFRRMQPDIHFGVQGNLVPSSMHALRSVIMSRNLQPHLSVERRRLPILSRERLRLELLKMLYRKTYRKADGIIFLSQFAREISLSEGLGNAEAVVIPNGLSDAIRKAPVRGHLTSPVRLLYVSDFNEYKFQWEVARAVDMLRRRTNIEIHLHLVGGKSRIGWRIFERALTELRHPDWITVTERVSPDKMNDVYHNADLFIFASSVETFGNALIEAMAAGLPIACSDKRPMSDILGSGGAYFNPENAASIADAVEPLLLNDDVRFANATSAYERALSYTWKRTADQTFAFLRKIAVK, from the coding sequence TTGGTTGACACGCTACCGAGGTGGAGCGGTGGAATTCTCGCCCATTTAAGGGGCGTATTTGGAGCAGATCATCTGCCGGACGACGTCGAAGTATTTCTGATAGGAACATCACGTTTACGTGACGCTATCGGAACCATTGATAGTCACGTTGTATTTGTCACTTTAGATGAAATGCCAGAGAGTCCGATTAGAATGCGTTTATGGCGTGAACACCGACTGCCGGATATATTCAGGCGCATGCAACCGGATATCCATTTCGGAGTGCAGGGAAATCTGGTCCCTTCAAGTATGCATGCGCTACGCAGTGTCATAATGTCACGTAATCTACAGCCTCATCTTTCAGTAGAACGCCGCCGACTACCGATCCTGAGCCGGGAGCGCCTGAGACTTGAATTGCTAAAGATGCTCTATCGCAAGACGTATCGTAAAGCTGACGGGATCATATTCCTATCCCAGTTTGCCAGGGAAATCTCATTGTCTGAAGGATTAGGCAATGCGGAAGCAGTGGTAATTCCCAATGGGCTATCGGATGCCATTCGCAAAGCGCCGGTCCGCGGGCATCTTACGTCTCCCGTCAGGCTTCTCTATGTCTCCGACTTTAATGAATATAAGTTCCAATGGGAGGTCGCACGTGCCGTCGATATGCTACGTCGTCGCACCAACATTGAAATTCATCTGCACCTTGTTGGCGGTAAGTCGCGGATCGGATGGCGGATTTTCGAGCGGGCGCTTACTGAATTGCGCCATCCCGACTGGATTACGGTAACGGAGCGCGTGAGCCCTGATAAGATGAATGACGTCTATCACAACGCCGATCTTTTTATTTTCGCATCCTCTGTTGAGACTTTTGGAAACGCTCTAATCGAGGCTATGGCAGCAGGACTTCCAATTGCTTGCAGCGATAAGCGTCCAATGTCCGATATCCTCGGCTCAGGAGGCGCATACTTTAATCCTGAAAATGCCGCTTCCATTGCCGATGCTGTTGAGCCGCTGCTCCTAAATGACGATGTCCGTTTTGCAAATGCCACAAGCGCCTACGAAAGGGCATTGTCATACACGTGGAAGAGGACTGCCGACCAAACCTTCGCTTTCCTGCGTAAGATCGCTGTTAAATGA